In Rhinoraja longicauda isolate Sanriku21f chromosome 29, sRhiLon1.1, whole genome shotgun sequence, the sequence AATAATCGAAAAACTTTTTAAAAGCTGCAGACGCTGCAAATTTGAAATTAAAGTAATATATCAGATAGcatttgtgaagagaaaaagGAAATTAATGTTGGGGTGGGGCAGGCGACATTTTGGTTCgggacttcttcagattgaagaagggttctgatccaaaacgttgcctatccatgttttccagtgatgGTGGCTGATCCGCTGaggtaatccagcactttgtgtccttttaggtaaaactgtatctgcagttccttgtttctataaataAATGTTGAGGTTATTAATCAttcatctgatgaagggtcattcAACTTGAAATGTGAACTCGATTTCGCATTTCATGGATGCCTTCTGACTTGCTCAATATTTCCAGGATTATCTAATTTTACTTTAGATCTAAAAGAAATTGGCCATGGACATTGTGTGTCATCCCAACTGGTAACATACAGCAAGTGTTAGTTTCAGAACATACATGAATAACATTGgttttattaattattttattcactggaatttagaagaatgagaggggatcttatagcaatatataaaattataaaaggactggacaagttagatgcaggaaaaatgttcccaatgttgagggagtccagaaccaggggccccagtctaagaataaaggggaggccatttaaaactgagatgagaaaaaactttaaatttgtggaattctctgccacagaaggcagtagaggccaatttactggatgaatgtaaaagagttagatggagctataggggcaagcggaatcaagggatatggggagaaggcaggcacgagttactgattgtgtatgatcagccatgatcacaatgaatggtggtgctggctcgaagggccaaatggcctcctcctgcacctattttcaatgtttctatgtttctaatctgatGCATTACACCATGTGAAATAGGAGGAGAAATTAACCAGGGGGTCCCTTGAACTTGTCCAGTCACCCAGTACAATATCTGGCTCATTGTTCATTCTTAACCTCTTCTATATCCCCTGATTGTAGCCAAAATATTAATTCCAGTCTTGACTTTTTTCAGTGACAGCATCCCCAGTATTCTGGGGGTTGAGAAATCAAAAGATTCACGACCATTTGAATGGAAGAATTTTTCATCGAAGTAGTTGTAAATATTTGCAACCCCATCCTgaaaccctttgttctggactttcttagagtcatagagcgataccgCACTGAAATGGTCCCTgcggcccacctcatccatgccaatcattgtgatatctacaccaatcccacttGCCTCCATTAGGTCAATACGCCTTtatgcctttcctatccaaatgccttttaaacattttaaCTGTATTtgcttctaccacttcctcttgCAACTTGTATAATTACCATCCTGTGTATGGGTAACCCTTCCCCTCAGATCTCTTAAATTTCttgcctctcaacttaaacctataccctctcgaTCTAGACTCCTCCGTTCTGGGAAAAGTCTCTGACTCTCTATCTGATCtactcttctcatgattttgtaaaccttcATCGGGTTACCCTCTGCCTACTACGCTTCAGTCCAGCTTCCTAACCAACAAAAGGAAATTGATTCTCTGTATTTTACTGTATCCAGTTTTGAGTTTTGAGAGCATCTATTAACCACACTGCATTAGGTAATGAAGCAGCACAGGTTGCATGATATAAAGCAGACAGTTTAATTTATAGTAGATAAAATTAATTTACTCCAAAATAGTCTGTGTCCAAAGAGCAGATGTAGTGGAAACTACTGCAACTTCTCCAGTAAAAGCAGGATAATTTCTGCAGGAACTCCACTGAATGGTGGATAGCGACATAAACTGTTACATACAACAGAAGTGTGGTGATCGGGGTTGCTTCGTAGGGCCCATTAATTGATGACTCTCGGACTACCATTGataggactttatcttgtactaaacattattcccttatcatatatctatctGCACActctgaatggctcgattgtaatcatgtattgtctttccgttgaccggtcacgcaacaaaagctattcactgtacctcggtacacgtgacaataaaccaaactgaactgattaTTGGTAGGCTATAGTGTTGTCATTTAACAGCTTTTTtaatctccaccctctccccaaaaAGGTTCTGAGACCAATGAAACCCTGGAAGACATTTATGTTGGTTCCATCGAGACGGACCGTGGTGTCCGGGAACAGGTCCGCTTTTATGACACCAAAGGCCTGAGGGAAGGCACCGAGCTCCCCAAGCACTACTATTCCTTTGCTGATGGGTTTGTGCTGGTGTACAGCATTGACAGTTGGGAATCCTATAAACGGGTCGAAGCCCTCAAAAAGGAAATCGACAGGTCGCGTGACAAGAAAGAGGTACTGGAATTAACTTTGTTCTGTGGTCCAAGCATCAAAACGTTTCAGTGTTGGAAATGTGCCAATTAACAATTTATATTTGCTTGTCACTGTTTTCAGCTAATCCTCTATAACGCCGGAAAACCTCATGTGATGTTTATTAAAAATGCTAGCTTGGTGAAAGATTGGTTCACAACAATGAGGAATGTCAATGCTTGAAAGCTGAGCATTCTGTTATTTCTCCCAGTTTCAGTGACACTTTAATGTTTGAAGAATAGTCATTCCATCTACTGGCTTATTGCAAGAAAAACAAATATTGGATGGAATCACACCTATATAATCGGGTTTGAACACCATCTGAAACGCTGAAAATCCGTTTGGGAacgttgcttagtttagtttagagatacagcacggaaacaggtccttcggcccactaagtccaaccgaccagcgacccccgcacattaacactatcctacaaaccccagggacaaattacatttataccaagccaattaacctacaaacctgtacgtctttggaatgttggaggaaaccgaagatcttggaggaaacccaggcggtcacagggagaatgtacaaactctgaacagacagcacccatggtcaggatcgaacccgggtcactggtgctgtaagtgctgtaaggcagcaactctaccgctgcgccaccgttcttttTATTTATAAAGAATAAAGAAATATTTAGAGCAGTGTGAATGAGAAACCAGTTGCTTGACATTTATGTGTCGTCTAATCCACTAGGAACTCACTTCAAATGCATTTTATGTAGAACATGcagagactacatctggagcatAGCGTATAGTCACGATATGATCTCACCAGGCTTCTTTATAATTGAAGCAAGGTGTTTCTGCTCATTTGCTTCTGAATCTTAATATTTCTTTTTGTTAAAATACAAGCATCTAGAGAGCTGCAGTACTGAGTTCTTGAGCAAGGACAACATCTAATAAATGGAAGGGTAAACTTGTCcatattcaatttagtttattattgtcatgtgtactgtgttacagtgaaaagcttttttgttgcgtgctatccagtcagcaaaaacactacacatgattacaattaagccgtccacagtgtagagatacaggataaaggatataacgtttagtgcaaggtaaagtccaatataCGTACATACATTTTTAAGAGAGGCTGATGGATAATGATCAAGGGCACAAATTGAACAGTACAGTATAGGAAAAGGCCTTCAAATCTTGACAAACCTCTTCCCATTTTAACATATTGGCTCCCAAGGTCTGTCAAAATGTCCTCTCCAATTTTCCACTTTCCTTTTGAAAATAGTTATAGTTCTAATGACTATTACAAGGACGAGCTGCCTGCAAGCATCTTAACTAATGCTGATAcgattatttcccccccccccaaaataaactttattcagaataaaaactaTATCCAAAACGAAAACTCTGTAAAAGCTCCTCAGACATTCTCAAtgtctatacattcaatagtgtcatactcaATAATGTATGCACCTACACTTCAACAAAACACCCATGCCAACCATGTGGCTCCCTGGGGTGATATACCTTTCCTTTTTTGAGAGGTGTCCCCTCTTCCCTCAATGTTCAGTGGCTGAAGGGCACTGGATTGCGGCTTACCCCACACTTGGCATTCATAAATTCgtaagttctgggagcagaataaggccatttggcccatcaaatctactcagccattcaatcatggctgatctatctttccctctcaaccccattctcctgccttcgccccataacctctgacacccttactaatcaattttggctgcaccaagcttcagtgagtACCTCAGCACGTTAGCTCCTGCAATCTTGCAGAAGCTGAACAACTTGGTAGCGATCAGAGATAAAACTAGTGGTTGTTCTGTTTCAGTTCCACATTGGACAGTGTATTTATCAGCTAAGGAAACAACTGCATTGGATATCATTTTGCAATTTTCTTAATCTTGAAATGGTTTTACCCTTAAAAATGATTTTACTGAAAAGAAGTAATACCTTTGTACAGGCGTGCTTTGAAAGTTTTAGTTAGCATTGAAAGCTCTGCATTTCTGGCCCTTCCTGCAGGTGACCATTGTAGTTCTGGGGAACAAGTGTGACCTCCAGGATGGGCGACGTGTGGACCATGAAGCTGTTCAGCAGTGGGCAAAGACGGAGAAGGTCAGACTGTGGGAGGTGTCTGTGGCAGAGCGCAAGACCCTGATCGAGCCTTTCGTCCACCTAGCCAGCAAGATGACACAGCCTCAGAGCAAGTCCACCTTTCCTCTCAGCCGAAAAAAGGGGAGCGGCTCAATTGACTCTTGATCGCAGATGCAGAGAGGGCATTGAAGTGCATCATTTTACTTCATCCCTGCAAACTATATATCCATGAAGAGCTATACTTATTTATGTTGTCAATGTTCTTTCTTCTATTGAGTATTATCAAAGCAAGATCTTAAAATACGATTGGATTAGTTTTGAAATGCACTGTCTGATATTGTGCAAATTAACGTTATAGAGTATCGGAGATTCTGTAAGAATGAATCAAACATGAGTCATCTGTACTAACTGGAATGGCACAGAGATTTGGCTTCTTCATTTAACATTGGCACTCTGGAGttaaaaaacagaaaaagctggaaacagGTCTTTGGTCTGAAAcagaactgtttctctttccacatatgctgcctgactgagtgtttccagtattttcgctcggttcagatttccagcatctgcagtgttttggcTTTGTTATTTCCAGGAAACTGGGGTGAGGCAGGAAAATTGAATATTCATTACAAATAAAGATGCTAGgaactgtagtataagaaaataactgcagatgctggtacaaatcgaaggtatttattcacaaaatgctggagtaactcagcagatcaggcagcatctcaggagagaaggaatgtgcgacgtttcTTCTAGATAcatcgctagatagagctcttaaggatagtggagtcagggggtatggggagaaggcaggaacggggtactgatttagaatgatcagccatgatcacactgaatggcggtgctggctcgaagggccaaatggcctcctcctgcacctattgtctattgtctattgtttcgggtcgagacccttcagactgaactgcAGTAGATCAGCCGGCATCTCTCCAATTTTCATGTATTGAATGTTATACACACCCAGTATTTCATATCCTGGTTTATTAACTTTCAGTGTTTTTTGCCTGCTTTTGAAGTCTGCTGCAGGAAAGTCAGCTATtccaaaaaaaaaacttgtcaaGCCAATCTTATTTAAAAAGAAGTGAgttctttcttaaatgttgagaaacTAAAATTACCTGAGAATGTAGAATGGAGCTTGACTTAGTCAAACTTATCACCTGTATTCAAGGCAAAGGACATAGAGGGGAGTGTGGTCACGGAGAGGTATGTAGTTAATCTGGACTAGGTCATTATTGATTTGAAGATATTGAATATTATAGGATGCTTAGGGGGTTGATATTTCCCTGGGATCAGATGAGGTCGATCCCAGGTTGTTATGAGAAGTAGAGGGGGAGGTAGCCGGGGGCCTGCAAAGATTTTTGAATCTTTGTTAGCGATAGGTGAGATGCCAGAAGATTGAAGGATATCTAATGTTTTATTTAACAATGGCAGCAAAGATAAGTCGGGTAACTGCAGGTCAGCGGAGAAAATCCTAAAGGATAGGATTCatgtacatttagaaaggtaGGGACTGACCAGAGATCGTCAGTATACCTTTGTATCTTGATTCATGTAGCCCATGTTATGACTTCATAAGTTTTCGAGAATCAAAATAATAGCTGTTTGTAGAGGAAAAACATTTcataatttttttgtaaaccgaagGGAAGGTTGACATATCTCATCGGGACCAGAATGTATTTTTGATCATTCAAACTGGTCTGTACAAACCTCCACACTCCATTGCCTTGACAAATTGTTTACTGGATGTGCTCAGAATTGGATTAATCAGTTTGTTCTCTATAAACAGAGACTCAAATTAACTCCTGATTTTCTTCAAATCTTTAGATCTTCTCCCCTTAATTCTTCATCCTCAGCCGATATTATTGCACAAAAATAATGTTCCTTTTTAGCCACTAATTGATCTTTGGGGATTCACATGCCTTCAATCAAAAAGACTGCTTCCTTctaaaccatgttctccagggatgctgcctgacccactaatttactccagcactttgtcatttttttgtaaaccaacatctgcagtttcttgtttctacttcttccTCCTAAACATTTGAGTTTATACCTTGCCTTCACCgctttcattaaaaaataacacACCAACTTCAGCCATCTGGTGTGTCACATTTAGTAGATGGTGCTGATGGGTTCAGAAGATGGAAGGCACAGAACTTTGACCTTCACATGTTTGTCCAAATCATTTGGGTTCTTCCAGAGCCACTTTCTTTGATCCTTGAGCCATTTGCTGGAGAAGCAGCACAAATGTACTGCAACACCTCATGGTTATAAGCAGTCTGACCCATTGgtagcagaagatagacacaaaatgctggagtaggacaCAAAAGGATATAACGAGTGGGTTGCTGTCGGGATCATTGTTGTGGCCCCAATCATTCAAAATTTatctcaacaatttggatgaggggaCCTACTATAACAATATGTCCACGTTTGCCAGTGGTGTTAGGCTGGATGCCAGGGTGAATTGTAATGAGGATACAGTGACATCTGAAAGAGACAGGCTAAGTAAATGAAAAATTGCATAATGGGCACAATATAATGTGGGGAAAAAAGAAGTTAAGCACTTGGGTTAAAAAAAAGCGGAATATCTTAAATGGACCCAGAAATATTGGTGTTCAGAGTTCATGCACATACTGCAAGCAATGTGGAAGAGACATGGAAAGATGAGGGTTTGAGTAAAAATAAATGATTGCAATTAGAGGATCTTAGTACGATTACACCTGGAAAATATATACAAGTCTGGTCTCCCTACCTAAAAAACTTCCTGGGATTGGGATTGGGGATTGTTCCATGATGCTACATTTCTTCCCTCTCTAACACAGGGGTGAAAGTAATTTAAAGTTCCTACTGGTGTGTTTGTGAAGCTTATATTGACAATTTAAGCTATTTGTACCAATTGCCAGCCCTATCTTTACCAGTATGATGTACTGACCTATACTGGTTTATTTTCACATCTGCCTAGAAGAATGTAAGGTGATCCCATTGAAACACGGCAATTATAGAGGGGTTAACAGCAGAGATGCAAGGGTGCAGGTTCCTCTGGCTGGAGTGaccagactcggtgggcacagtctcaaaataaatgATTGATCATTCAGGACACGGGAGATAACGTTTCTTCAACCACAAGTCAgtcaatctttggaattttctatgaAGGCTCAGATGATGAATTTTTCCCAACCTAGCGATCGGTCAGTTTTTGGATATTGAGATCATCAGGGATTGTTGAGGTTGATGCAGGGAGGTGGTGCTGAGGGTTTTAAATCAGGCACAATTCTGTTGAATGGCAAATCAATCAGGTAAGAGGGACTGGATGGCTTTCTCCTGTTTCCAATTCTTTCATTTTTATAAACGAGATGCCCGCTACTAGAAGAAATGCATAAAATCATGGTGCATTCAGT encodes:
- the nkiras2 gene encoding NF-kappa-B inhibitor-interacting Ras-like protein 2, which produces MGKSCKVVVCGLASVGKTAILEQLLYGNHIVGSETNETLEDIYVGSIETDRGVREQVRFYDTKGLREGTELPKHYYSFADGFVLVYSIDSWESYKRVEALKKEIDRSRDKKEVTIVVLGNKCDLQDGRRVDHEAVQQWAKTEKVRLWEVSVAERKTLIEPFVHLASKMTQPQSKSTFPLSRKKGSGSIDS